The nucleotide sequence aaagatcatctcattccaattCCTCTGCCATAAGCAGGGACAAATCCCTCttgaccaggctgctccaagctccatccaacctggctttgaacattGCCAAacatggggcatccacagcttctctggacaacctgctccagtgcctctcCATCTTTACACCAAGCAGCTTCTTCTTAGTATCTCATCTAAATCTACTCTCAgctggaagccattcccccttgtgcCATCACACCAGGCCCTTCTAAAAAGTCTCTCCATCTTCTCTGCACATTTCTTTCAGGTACTGAATGGCTGCAATTAgatcaccccaaagccttctctttgcCAGGCTGATTATGCACAGTTAATTGTGAATACTTAGTTGAGGAATCTGATGCTGAGTTGGCACTCACAAGTTTTTGGCAGCTCCGAATCCACCGGGGAATATCACAGCATCATGGTCTGCTGTAGTGAGCTTAGCCAGGCTTGTGATTTTACCACGAGCAATTCTTGCAGATTCCACTAAAACATTCCTTGAAGAACCAGAAATAAAACGTGATTAATTAAGCATCTGCACACAGAACAGTGTAAATAAAGttttgcagaggaagaggatggtgaggaagggagggagcaaGAACACTGATATTTAGTAATTGAAGCTATTGATGGTTCTGAAATGCTACTAAATGAAACACAGGCACTGACAGACTGTATATAATCAAGTCCAGAAAACTCATGTAATATCTTCTCTCCAAGAAAACCACCACAGCAGGCATAAAGCTACTAAAGGCATTTAGCCAAGTGCTACAAGAGCCATTGCAGGCTGCTACATCTGAAGAATGCCTAACACACCACAGACTTACCTTGACTCAGCTTCAGCTGGTTGCCCTTTACTGTGGTCAATGACATGCATCTGAGGGACATCAGGAGCATACATCTGAACCTCAGCTCCCCCACGGCTCAGGTGTACCAGTACACTACAAAAATGGACATACAACATGCAGAAAACTTTAAGGGAGAGGCCTTATCTGACTGCTAAATCTGCTACAAATATTCCACCAACTGACTTTGAAAGATGAGGAAAAACATCCTACCAAAGCAGGCAACCAGGAACAACAAAAACTTCCTTTCTCCAGGTCCCCAGGTGTTATGGAAGGATCCCATAATTAACATAGCCATTAACATTTAATCTAGGTCTAGGTGACACACCTCTTATTAGTTCACAGTGAGAGTTAATTCCACTTATGCATTAAAAATTTTACTGTTAGATTTAGCCCCATGAATGGAAAATCAAGTGGTTCTGAAATTAAATCTGTATTTAACTCTCTTGAGATCGAATCTGGAACtctgaatttctgtttctgagGAGAGTCTCTCTCAGACTCAGTGTTCTGGTATCACATGCACAGTGCTGCACCTTTGGACAATCACCAAGTTATACAAGAATGCAGCCTGAGCTCACAATTAGGCTGTGAGAAACTGTGAGAAAGCTTAATCATTCATCTCTTGGGGTAATTCTGATGGCCAGAgacagcaaaattaaattaaattaactgCTGCAATGCAATGGAGACTTTTTTGGAACCCACAGTCCCAAAAAGCAACTTACGCTGATGCCTCGTGGATTTCTGTGCCATCGTAGACACCACAGCCAGACAGGACCTGCAGTGAGAAATTAACAGAGTACTGCAGGTGGCACAAAACTCCCTACAGGATCTTTCACAAggtaagatttttaaaaatagttaagAAATGCCAAGTTAAAAGCAAGCTCTTACTGTGTGAACACCATGCTATTAGCACTGGTGTCACCACTTGACACACTGCAGAACTGGCATTTCCTATTTATAGCAACCCATCACAGGGCTCAGAAATAACCTGAGAAGTAATATTTATTTCCTGGCTTATACATTTATACCACAGTTAATCAACTGACATGTTACCTTaggtatgtttttttttgtgcacaCAGTGGGTTGCTCTGAGTGTCATCCATCTTTCTTACAAAGTGTCCACATGCACATAAAACACTTTCTCATCCAGCTGCACATCAATCAGAAGAGGGACAGAAATGTACTTCGTGGTGGCACGTAAAATAAACTGCTTTACCTGCTGCTATATTTTACTCGAGCATCAGAGATGAACAGCTAAATCACTTTCAATACAGTAATGCAATTCTGCTGTATTAGCCATGCTTTTCTTTAACCGTGTGGAAATACTTTTAATTTGTTATACACACCAGAGAATAAAAAGCACAAAGCGGTCAGCCACCCTTGTGTGGGTGGAGGATCTGACAAAGTAGaaggagaaattttttttaaaagccattttaagaattaaacaaaaccaaaaaaatccaaaggttTTCAAGTTCCCGAAAGTATACAGATGAGCTCTTTCGGGGCTTTTCGTTTGGCTCTttgttctgaaagaaaaaaatccagtaaggaagtcaatttcctttttttattatttttttttttactttaatctGTTCCTTCCTGGTTTTccctcaggttttttttttcttttttttttaagcatgagAGTTTTTAAACATAGACAGATGAACAGAAACTCACAACTGAAAAGAAACTCACAACTGAAAACATTTAAGCTAATAATGTTGGACTTGAAGGGACTTTCAGGTCACAATACCCAGTTGTCTACTATCATGGGCATCACTTCACCAAATATCACCATCACTTCACCAAATATCACCATCACTTCACCAAATGAGCAAGATACATGAATGTTCTTCTGTCCACGTTAATCCTGTTCTGATATTTAAGAGCTTCCTTTTTACTTAATaactttttgttttatctttcatTTAGTTTAGACTGAATAAACAGACAAGCAATTGTGCTAAGGTTATGCTCTATGTGCAacactttaaatttttttgaaacTCAGTGAAACCAAAATATTGAAACATTATTATTGCAAACTCTTCGATATAAAAACctcttctgttctttcagtACCTGCTTGATAACAAATCTGTCTTTTACCACAGTCAAAGATTTACATCACTAATGTCAAAAATCCCATTTGTCTTCCCAGCTGTATTTAAAAAGCTGTGGCTTGCTAAAATGACAGCATTCCTGCTGGGTTACTTTTTAGCCATTTGGATCAGCATTCTGCCCCTTCCCAAGCCAATTCTGCCCCAATCAGATTTTTTCATGTAGGTAAtggctttttattcctttatgtTTAATGCTATCTAGACTATGCAAGGCTTGAGCTTCAAACACTGTCCACTGAATTCCAAAGCTGTGCATCCATTTGGGACACCATCTACAGCctgtattttcctttggaatttGTAGCTCTTCCatctctttgctttcttttgtatTTGTAACATGTTTTACCCCCTTCCTGCCAAAAAGCATAACCCAGTTCAACTCTATTAACTGCCAGTACCTCACCCAGTAACATTGTAAACTATTTAAAGTTAAATCCtcctgggctcctcagtacaaaGGAGacagagctcctggagtgggTTCAGTGGAGGATGAGTGAGGGACTGAGGAATCTCTTagagggaaaggctgagggagctgttCAGCTTCgagaagagatgactgagagTGTACAAATATCTAAACAGGGGGTGTCAGAGGATGGACCACGCTCTGCTCGGaggtgcccagcaatgggacgAGAGGCATGGGCATAAACTAATGCaaaggaagttccacctgaataaaaggaagaacttctttcctgTGCAGTGACCAAGCACTAGGACAGATTGTCCAAGCAGGGTATGGAGTGCCCCTCACTGAAGATATTCCAGAACCGTCTAGATACAAccctgtgctctgggctggcccTGCTTGAGCTGGACCTGGTTTAACTCTGGTCTCTCCCAGCCTGACCCATCCGATCATTCTGCGGTTCTCCCCAAACCACCTCCAGGCCAACAACTATACAGAAACCAATTTTTACATGCTTCCCACTCCTGGTCTGGCTTCCTCCAAGTTTCTGAACTGTAAGCAGCCTTCTCTTCTCAAGTTTAGAGTCTCTCCAGCGTTTCCAGCTGTCGCAGACACCAGGCGAGGCTTTCCCAGGCCGCTGCCCCGCCGAGCCTTCCCCTGCACCGGCCCCACCGCCGGAGCGACCCCGGCTACAGGGCCGAGGGTGGCTGTGGAGAGCCAGacagtaaaaaataataataaaaaaaaccccaaaaactaaCCAAACAAACGCTTGACCTCAGCGCTGCCCCGCGCTCCTCCATTACTCACCACAGCAACGCGGGCAGCGCGGCAGCGCCGAGAGGAGGAGTGGAAGGAAGCGAGGCCGCCGGGCGCTGCTCGCCGCAGCGCGGTGCACAGGGCCGGGGCTCGGGAGGCCAGCATGGCTGAGGGCCTGGGAGGAGGAGCCGGGAAAGGGAGCGGAGGAGCCGGGAAGGGGAGCGGAGGAGCCGGGAAGCGGAGCGGAGGAGCCGGGAAGCGGAGCGGAGGAGCCGGGAAGCGGAACGGCTGAGGCCCACGGGAGCCGCGATGGCCGCCGCGCCCTTGGCGGCGCCCCCTGCAGGCGGGGAGGGGCCACCTCAGGGCTTTGCTCCCTTCCCGACCCTCATCCATCGGGAATGGCGCGGTGGGAAGAGGAATGAGGGTAAAAAAGATAACGGGGCCGAAATTACAGGGGGAAAATAAGCAAGTTGGCAGACCGTACAAAGCTGAGAGGCGTTGTTGGGGCCTTCGAGGGCACGGAGGgcctgcagagagaccttgaTAAATCAGATGGGCTGTCACTATCTGTGTGAAGTTGAATATTGGGAAGTGCTGCGTTCTGCTTCTGGGACCGGACAATCCTGGATGTACGGACAGACGGGACTGAAAGGCTGAAAAGAAAGGTATTAAACTATcagtgtccagaggagggcaatgaagatggtgaaggccttgaggagaagctgtggggagagcacTTGGTCAGTTCAGCCTGGAGgggactgaggggagacctcatcacAGTTAATATTTATACCTCTCCTCTATTTCAACAGTGAAATGTGAccagaaaacaaatccaaaagaGCAGAATCTGCTGAGGAAATCAAGTCCAGATCATTGGTGATATTTGCAGCCCTTTCAGAATGTGGCTTGAAACTATTATGAGAACACACCCAATTCTTTGTATTCAGATCCCACTCTTATTAGCCAGTTctcccatcaattcacagaaaCAGAGGGCATCAGAAGTTTCAGGTTTTAATGTGttaataaacaatatttttttaaaaaatacaagaaagggCTGtcatcaaaaaaagaaaaaacccaaaatacccAACAAGCCATGACATTTGTAACATTCTCTTAAAGTTTAAGTTACATTATTGAGTTGGTTAGGTCCAAACAAATTTTCACTCCAGTATCTCAAGGCTGTCAATCAAACCTCGACACAAGTTGTAAAGGCCAATAAATTTTCTCCAATATTTGCTGCTATGGGTCCTCATTTCTCCTCTTTATCATCACATTTGGAGGTTAAAGAACTAAGAAAACAATGTTCCAAAAACATGTACATATTAAATCCaagtaaaacatttaaaataagttGAGACCAGTACATTTCCAATTAAGAAaattttttatccattttaaaattcagagtcCAGCGTAGGACATACAAAATTCACAATATTTAATATGCAAGGCATTTCTAATAAAGAACAAACTTCTTCCAATCATACTTCTAACTTCACTAAGAACACTTTTTTGTTATCTTACTTGAAATcaggaattattatttttaaaaagaaatcagttaATCAAGAAATCAATGCTGTCAAGTTTACAGCCACACAGTACAGGAAACAGGCAAAGTGCCATCCATGGCATATCCTACATTTCCACCCCATGGAACTCCATCACACTGTTAGGAACAGATGCCACTATGAGGGCCACTCATTCTCAGTGAATACCACTGCATAAAATACTGTCTGAGGTTTTCTCCCTCTCACAAAGAGTAATTAAGAACTCAAGTTATCCTTATGAGCTTCTTGCATAAGATAATCACTGTCAGAATCCAATTCTTCTTCATCCCCTGGTGTTTCCTCTGCTGGACGTTTCATGCCCCGCTGCTGTGAAATGGCCAAGGCGTATTTGATGTTGTAGATGTTCCACTCAcagctgtaaaaataaacaggaaaacactgttttcctcctaaaataaaaacaactctAAAAGAAGACTGTCTCAAAAGTTTTAACACCACACTGTCACCCCCCCCAAATCACTCCAGATTTTTGATTTGAACTTTCAAATGTAACAATACATACAGTTTTGAAACATCTTCAAAGTGACGCTGGATGCTCTTCTGAAGGAACTGGatcacagggagcagcttcACTGACCTTGGATGGAAAAAACATGCAATTTGCACTGCAGTTCATATTCACATATGGAAATCTAGGACTATTCTGTACTCTCAAGATTTTGACAAGCATACAACTTCAGTGCCAACTTTTTAAGATAATCCTAAAGAAACAAAAGCTCTCTGCTTTTGACTCTGCCCACAATGATTACAATCAATATAAGTAACATATTgtgacaaatattttttctaatgtcCAACTGCATCTGGAAGAGCTAATTCTGCTTGCTGCAGCAATGACAGTTCTTTCCATATATTACAAGACTTTGTGAACAAGgagtttgttttaaattgtcCTTTTCTACTCTAGCAGGAACAAAAGGAGAAATTCTGTTCCAGTCATTTCAGGAACTAAAACATCAATACCCATTTTGAAGCAAGGAAGAGTTACACAATGCACTGTTTTTTCAATTGCAGGACTCCTTCTCAGATTACCTATCACTTAGCCCATTTTAAATTTGTAAATTTGCCTGGTGGTGTTCCTAGAATCCAAGAATTCCATATTAGGGCTAGAGTGAATATAACCAGGCCCATGTAGTTCTGAAGTATTCCGTAGGAAGGCAGAGTACTACCAGCTATAATCACAAGCTAAGTCTGTAAAAATGCAATCAATACCTGCACGTCACCTTTCAGTTACATTTAAGATGCATAACTGTTTAAAAACACAATTGCCAAAATTCTACTATCACTCTTGAAATCGTTATGCAGTTACTGTCCAAGCAACTCAAGCCAAGTTTTATCTGTTATATTTGAAAAGATGTTTCTGCAATATACTTTCACAAATCCAGTAACACATTCAAATTCTGTCATGCACACTTTCTAGAATCCTTCTAGACCTTTAAGATCAAAACTGTAACTTTTACCATTAGTACAGAAGTTGTAAAACTGAAGTGCTCTCATTCTAGACATTATCTAGAATGTCAGTAAATGTTAAGTAAAAGCCTTAAACTAACaggtatttaattttaatatccTTGTCAGTATTTTGACTTTCGTGGCATCTCACCTTGTTTTCAGCTTCTGTCCATGCAGCATAAGCAACTTATGAGCCCAAATAAGATAGAACTCCAAGTGACAAGAGGTCTCAAATGCAGAGGCCAGGAACTCCAGTAATTTCTCCACATACAGGTCTGGCAGTGATGAGCAGACAACATCAACtgtgcaaaaaggaaaaaaagaccaTAAACATTCAATAGAGTTGAGTTACTATTTGGAATAACATAGAGACCACAGGAAAGCATAAGGGGAAGAAGAAGCAAGCAGCATTTTGGCAAGTGGTGCTGTATTTCAGGGTACAGTACCACAATCTCTCAGGATACAAATGTTCCTTCTTTGAACCTTCCAAACACtgctgtatttaaaagaaagaaattaactcCTTTCCAAGTTCTTCCTC is from Cinclus cinclus chromosome 2, bCinCin1.1, whole genome shotgun sequence and encodes:
- the GATD3 gene encoding glutamine amidotransferase-like class 1 domain-containing protein 3, mitochondrial isoform X1: MLASRAPALCTALRRAAPGGLASFHSSSRRCRAARVAVVLSGCGVYDGTEIHEASAVLVHLSRGGAEVQMYAPDVPQMHVIDHSKGQPAEAESRNVLVESARIARGKITSLAKLTTADHDAVIFPGGFGAAKNLSTFAVDGKDCKVNREVERVLKDFHKAGKPIGLCCISPVLAAKVLSGAEVTVGHEEEEGGKWPYAGTAGAIKELGAKHCVKEVTEAHVDTKNKVVTTPAFMCETALHHIFDGIGAMVKNVLKLTGK
- the GATD3 gene encoding glutamine amidotransferase-like class 1 domain-containing protein 3, mitochondrial isoform X2 — translated: MLASRAPALCTALRRAAPGGLASFHSSSRRCRAARVAVVLSGCGVYDGTEIHEASAVLVHLSRGGAEVQMYAPDVPQMHVIDHSKGQPAEAESRNVLVESARIARGKITSLAKLTTADHDAVIFPGGFGAAKNFLCCISPVLAAKVLSGAEVTVGHEEEEGGKWPYAGTAGAIKELGAKHCVKEVTEAHVDTKNKVVTTPAFMCETALHHIFDGIGAMVKNVLKLTGK